A DNA window from uncultured Methanoregula sp. contains the following coding sequences:
- a CDS encoding Coenzyme F420 hydrogenase/dehydrogenase, beta subunit C-terminal domain, giving the protein MAQKSYLDLKAEVWDTGRCSGCGACVAVCPADAISFEEGEMVTSPKSNGYCKQATDGVLCGACYAVCPRIGDQPAETLGKYLELVSAKATFEIPHRQSGGAVTAILANALDEGLIDAVVTVTEDRWTMQPSSVIITKSDVLVQQAGSRYSWWVPLLAALKEAVIERKFRRIAVIGVPCVVQAMARMRESDHDLLKPYAKSIRLVLGLFCTETFDYKALVDGKLRSHYKLEPHEIRKLDVKGKLEILKTDGSTQVVPLAELETCIRKGCHYCTDLTSVLADVSAGAIGSPAGSTTLIIRTDTGKGFVDSAVQNKKLALAGEPDTKAIEKLASAKIKKNSKK; this is encoded by the coding sequence ATGGCACAAAAAAGTTATCTGGATTTGAAAGCCGAAGTCTGGGATACCGGCAGATGCTCGGGCTGCGGTGCCTGTGTGGCCGTCTGCCCGGCCGATGCCATCTCGTTTGAAGAGGGAGAGATGGTGACAAGCCCGAAGAGCAACGGGTACTGCAAGCAGGCAACGGACGGGGTGCTCTGCGGGGCGTGTTATGCGGTCTGCCCCCGCATCGGCGACCAGCCTGCCGAGACGCTCGGGAAGTATCTCGAACTCGTCTCTGCCAAAGCCACGTTCGAGATCCCCCACCGGCAGAGCGGCGGGGCGGTCACGGCAATCCTCGCAAATGCGCTCGACGAGGGCCTCATCGATGCTGTCGTTACCGTTACCGAAGACCGCTGGACCATGCAGCCTTCTTCGGTCATCATCACGAAGTCCGATGTGCTCGTGCAGCAGGCCGGCAGCCGGTACAGCTGGTGGGTGCCACTCCTCGCTGCCCTCAAGGAAGCGGTTATCGAGCGCAAGTTCCGGAGGATCGCGGTCATCGGGGTCCCCTGCGTAGTCCAGGCCATGGCCCGGATGCGGGAGAGCGACCATGATCTCCTGAAGCCGTACGCAAAATCGATCCGGTTGGTCCTGGGTCTCTTCTGCACCGAGACCTTCGATTACAAGGCACTCGTTGACGGAAAACTCCGGTCGCATTACAAACTGGAGCCCCACGAGATCCGCAAGCTGGACGTGAAGGGAAAACTGGAGATCCTGAAGACCGATGGCAGTACGCAGGTAGTCCCGCTCGCGGAGCTGGAGACCTGCATCCGGAAAGGCTGCCATTACTGCACGGATCTCACCTCCGTATTGGCGGACGTCTCGGCCGGCGCAATCGGCAGCCCGGCCGGCTCAACCACGCTCATCATCCGTACCGATACCGGCAAGGGGTTTGTCGACAGTGCGGTGCAGAACAAGAAGCTCGCTCTTGCGGGCGAGCCGGATACAAAGGCAATCGAGAAACTTGCATCGGCAAAGATCAAGAAGAACTCAAAGAAGTAA
- a CDS encoding P-II family nitrogen regulator — protein MKLVKAVIKPERFEFVKKALEDKGFNGMTITEVNGRGEQKGISLEYRGGLMTVDLLPKIQIEIVVRDSDVDSLISTLSESARTGKIGDGKIFVIPVEKAIRIRTGETEV, from the coding sequence ATGAAACTGGTAAAAGCAGTCATCAAACCGGAACGATTCGAGTTTGTTAAAAAGGCACTGGAGGACAAAGGGTTCAACGGGATGACCATAACCGAAGTCAACGGTCGCGGGGAACAGAAGGGGATCTCCCTTGAGTACCGCGGCGGTCTTATGACGGTCGACCTCCTCCCCAAGATCCAGATCGAGATTGTTGTGAGGGATAGCGATGTTGACTCCCTCATCAGCACCCTTTCTGAATCGGCACGAACCGGCAAGATCGGGGATGGCAAGATCTTTGTTATCCCGGTGGAGAAGGCGATCCGGATCCGCACCGGTGAAACCGAAGTATAA
- a CDS encoding glutamine synthetase beta-grasp domain-containing protein: MSADVTKMLKKIEADGVKFIRLQFTDIQGMPKNVSIPAIQAEKALTEGIWFDGSSIEGFARIEESDMILKPDPATYAVLPWRPQEGKVARFICDVQTYGNKPFEGDPRYILRKTMAEAAKAGYTFNTGPELEFFLFKMYDGVPTTEFEDHGAYFDLAPTDSAEDVRRDVVLALSEMGFEIEASHHEVADSQHEIDFKYGDALTTADRVITFKFATKSIALQYGLHASFMAKPIAGINGSGMHTHGSLSKNGKNAFFDANAELQLSDTCLYYIGGLLKHAKAITRVANPTINSYKRLVPGYEAPCYLAWSAANRSALVRVPAARGNSTRAEFRSPDPMCNPYLTFACMLAAGMDGIKNKIMPPESTNTNIYHLNAKDRKRLKVEMLPASLAEANAALLKDEVICNTLGEHVVTNLTRIAEMETDAFRLAVHPWELERYLATY, from the coding sequence ATGTCAGCAGACGTAACGAAGATGCTCAAGAAAATTGAGGCGGACGGGGTAAAATTCATCCGCCTTCAGTTCACGGATATCCAGGGGATGCCGAAAAACGTCTCGATCCCTGCCATCCAGGCTGAGAAAGCGCTCACCGAAGGGATCTGGTTTGACGGTTCTTCCATTGAAGGATTTGCCAGAATCGAAGAATCCGATATGATCCTCAAGCCCGACCCGGCAACCTATGCCGTTCTTCCCTGGAGACCCCAGGAAGGAAAGGTGGCCCGGTTCATCTGCGATGTCCAGACGTACGGCAACAAGCCTTTCGAGGGCGACCCCCGTTACATCCTGCGCAAGACCATGGCTGAAGCAGCCAAGGCAGGCTATACATTCAATACCGGTCCCGAACTGGAGTTCTTCCTTTTCAAGATGTACGATGGCGTACCCACCACCGAGTTCGAGGACCATGGCGCATACTTTGACCTTGCCCCCACCGACTCAGCGGAAGATGTCCGGCGCGATGTCGTTCTTGCGCTGAGCGAGATGGGCTTTGAGATCGAAGCCTCCCACCACGAAGTTGCTGACAGCCAGCACGAGATCGACTTCAAATACGGCGATGCCCTGACAACCGCAGACCGGGTCATCACGTTTAAGTTCGCAACCAAGTCCATTGCCCTCCAGTACGGACTCCATGCCTCGTTCATGGCCAAGCCGATTGCCGGCATCAACGGCAGCGGCATGCACACCCACGGCTCGCTCTCCAAGAACGGCAAGAATGCCTTCTTCGATGCGAACGCGGAACTGCAGCTCTCCGACACCTGTCTCTACTATATCGGCGGTCTCCTCAAGCACGCAAAGGCCATCACGCGTGTGGCAAACCCGACCATCAACTCCTACAAGCGCCTGGTCCCCGGCTATGAAGCCCCCTGTTACCTTGCCTGGAGTGCAGCCAACCGCTCGGCCCTTGTCCGCGTTCCCGCAGCCCGCGGCAACAGCACCCGTGCCGAGTTCCGCAGCCCCGACCCGATGTGCAACCCGTATCTCACCTTCGCCTGCATGCTCGCAGCCGGTATGGACGGCATCAAGAACAAGATCATGCCGCCGGAGTCGACCAACACCAACATCTACCACCTCAATGCAAAAGACCGCAAGAGGTTAAAGGTCGAGATGCTCCCGGCGAGCTTAGCAGAAGCCAATGCAGCGCTCCTGAAAGACGAAGTGATCTGCAATACCCTTGGCGAGCATGTGGTGACCAACCTCACCCGCATTGCCGAGATGGAAACCGATGCCTTCCGGCTCGCGGTCCACCCGTGGGAACTGGAAAGGTACCTGGCAACCTACTAA
- a CDS encoding glutamine amidotransferase family protein codes for MCGIIGVIDRSRRCMDGSKIKEALASMDERGSGEGAGYVAYGIYPDYKDYYALHVFFDNIRENKTPLDNLLEKWGTIVHDEQIKTYEQPNIRKVHTPWRYFFRPDRSLMPKSTTPDEDIVTHLVMKVNSERNGALIFSSGKNLGVFKAAGWPEDVANFYRIQDYKGYLWLAHNRYPTNTSGWWGGAHPFNLLNWSVVHNGEITSYGTNRRYIESYGYKCTMYTDTEVVAYLVDLLVRKHGLSEKMAVRALAPPFWDEIDRMPPKEQELNRAIRLTYGPALMNGPFAICVANENSLVGFTDRIKLRPLVSGESGDRLFISSEEAAIRRIDPDVGNITMPKAGEPVIGRVYS; via the coding sequence ATGTGTGGTATAATTGGTGTAATTGACCGGAGCCGCCGGTGCATGGATGGCTCCAAGATAAAAGAGGCACTTGCCTCCATGGACGAACGCGGGAGCGGGGAGGGCGCCGGGTACGTCGCGTACGGAATTTATCCTGATTACAAGGACTACTATGCCCTTCACGTCTTTTTCGACAATATTAGGGAGAACAAGACCCCGCTCGATAACCTGCTGGAGAAATGGGGAACGATCGTTCACGATGAACAGATCAAGACCTATGAGCAGCCCAATATACGGAAAGTCCACACACCCTGGCGTTATTTCTTCCGGCCCGACCGCAGCCTGATGCCCAAGAGTACCACACCCGATGAAGATATCGTCACCCACCTCGTGATGAAGGTCAACAGCGAGAGAAACGGCGCCCTCATATTCTCGTCAGGAAAAAATCTCGGGGTCTTCAAGGCCGCTGGCTGGCCGGAGGATGTTGCGAACTTCTACCGGATCCAGGATTATAAAGGCTACCTCTGGCTTGCCCACAACCGGTACCCGACCAACACTTCCGGCTGGTGGGGCGGGGCCCACCCGTTCAACCTCTTAAACTGGAGCGTTGTGCACAACGGGGAGATCACGTCCTACGGCACCAACAGGCGCTACATCGAGAGCTACGGGTACAAGTGCACGATGTACACCGACACGGAAGTCGTTGCATACCTTGTCGACCTGCTCGTCAGAAAGCACGGGCTCTCCGAGAAGATGGCAGTCCGGGCACTCGCTCCCCCGTTCTGGGACGAGATCGACCGGATGCCGCCAAAGGAGCAGGAACTGAACCGGGCAATACGCCTGACCTACGGCCCCGCCCTCATGAACGGCCCCTTTGCCATCTGCGTGGCAAACGAGAACTCGCTGGTCGGCTTCACGGACCGGATCAAGCTCCGCCCACTCGTCTCGGGCGAAAGCGGCGATCGCCTCTTCATCTCAAGCGAGGAAGCGGCAATCCGGAGAATCGATCCGGATGTCGGCAACATCACGATGCCCAAGGCCGGCGAACCGGTCATCGGGAGGGTGTACTCATGA
- a CDS encoding ammonium transporter, giving the protein MAMDTGVTCWLLVSALLVMLMTPGVGLFYGGLVRKKNFISMIALSFVSLALASIHWILIGYSLAFGPDVGGFIGNLDYLGLSGVSASAGTGTYPPLVFMAFQLFFAAVTVTIVTSAVAERIKLSSYIVFSLVWLTVVYCPLAHWAWGGGWAQQMGLIDFAGGTVVEICSGFAALALALVIGRRAGFGEHALEPHNIPIALLGAALLWFGWFGFNAGSALAVNSSAAIAFVNTNTAAAAGTLAWMVASWYRGKPSSLGMVSGAIAGMVAITPAAGFVTPLVAVLIGAVAGVLCYYMMLVRISKKLDESLDAWAIHGMGGLWGTLATGIFAAAAIGGFTGLLEGNSSQFLYNAVGAFAALAYAFVVTWIIGIAIDRTIGLRVTADEEYVGLDICQHGERA; this is encoded by the coding sequence ATGGCGATGGATACTGGTGTAACCTGCTGGCTTCTTGTATCAGCACTGCTTGTCATGCTGATGACTCCCGGTGTCGGCCTTTTTTATGGCGGACTTGTTCGAAAGAAGAACTTCATCTCGATGATTGCGCTCTCGTTTGTGAGCCTGGCGCTTGCGAGCATCCATTGGATCCTGATAGGGTACTCGCTTGCATTCGGGCCGGATGTCGGAGGGTTCATCGGGAACCTGGATTATCTCGGGCTATCCGGGGTGAGTGCAAGTGCCGGTACGGGAACCTATCCCCCGCTCGTCTTCATGGCGTTCCAGCTCTTCTTTGCTGCTGTGACCGTGACGATTGTCACGTCCGCAGTTGCTGAGCGGATCAAACTCTCGTCCTATATCGTCTTCTCGCTTGTCTGGCTTACGGTAGTGTATTGTCCTCTTGCACACTGGGCCTGGGGGGGCGGCTGGGCGCAGCAGATGGGGCTCATCGATTTTGCCGGGGGAACGGTTGTTGAGATCTGTTCAGGGTTTGCAGCTCTTGCGCTCGCTCTTGTCATCGGGCGCCGGGCCGGCTTCGGGGAACATGCCCTTGAGCCCCATAATATCCCGATAGCGCTCCTGGGTGCCGCGCTCCTCTGGTTTGGCTGGTTCGGGTTCAATGCGGGCAGTGCTCTTGCCGTGAACAGCAGTGCTGCAATCGCCTTTGTCAACACCAACACTGCCGCTGCGGCCGGTACCCTTGCCTGGATGGTTGCGAGCTGGTACCGTGGCAAGCCCAGTTCACTGGGGATGGTGAGCGGTGCTATTGCCGGGATGGTGGCGATCACGCCGGCCGCCGGTTTTGTCACGCCGCTTGTTGCCGTCCTTATCGGGGCGGTTGCCGGTGTGCTCTGCTATTACATGATGCTTGTACGGATCTCCAAAAAGCTGGACGAGAGTCTCGATGCCTGGGCAATCCATGGCATGGGCGGGCTCTGGGGAACGCTTGCAACCGGCATCTTTGCAGCAGCAGCTATCGGGGGATTCACCGGTCTTCTGGAAGGAAATTCCTCGCAGTTCCTCTACAATGCCGTGGGGGCATTTGCAGCTCTTGCGTATGCGTTTGTCGTCACCTGGATCATCGGCATCGCGATCGATCGGACGATCGGCCTGCGCGTAACCGCGGATGAAGAGTACGTGGGTCTTGATATCTGCCAGCACGGGGAACGGGCCTAG
- a CDS encoding ammonium transporter, whose translation MAIDSGATAWILASTALVMIMTPAVGFFYGGLVRRKNLISMITLSFVAFALVSIQWVVIGYSLAFGSDPSSSLNGFIGNLQYLGLNNVGMDPGPYSPAIPGLLYMVFQLVFATVTMAIVTSGIAERVKFSAYLVFALIWTTIVYDPLAHWVWGGGWAAQFGALDFAGGTVVHISSGFAALALALVIGKRVGFGKYSMEPNNIPLTILGAALLWFGWFGFNAGSAVAANGLAASAFVTTNTAAAAGAMAWLIVSWLNGKPSSLGFVSGAVAGLVAITPAAGYVTPMAAILIGAVGGIFCYGIMLWRIRKGLDESLDAWAIHGMGGLWGALATGIFAVAAVNGASGLLEGNVHQFVANAAGAFAAVIYAFVVTYILAVVIDKTIGLRVTEEEEYVGLDISQHGERC comes from the coding sequence ATGGCTATAGATTCTGGAGCAACAGCATGGATCCTTGCCTCAACGGCGCTTGTCATGATCATGACGCCGGCGGTGGGATTCTTCTATGGGGGGCTCGTACGCAGGAAAAATCTGATCTCCATGATCACCCTGTCGTTCGTCGCCTTTGCACTGGTAAGCATCCAGTGGGTAGTGATCGGGTACTCGCTTGCGTTCGGCAGCGATCCGTCGAGTTCTCTCAACGGGTTCATCGGCAACCTGCAGTACCTTGGACTGAACAATGTGGGGATGGACCCCGGGCCGTACAGTCCGGCAATTCCGGGCTTGCTGTACATGGTTTTCCAGCTGGTCTTTGCAACGGTGACCATGGCGATCGTAACATCCGGTATCGCTGAGCGTGTCAAGTTCAGTGCGTATCTCGTGTTCGCACTCATCTGGACAACGATCGTGTACGATCCGCTGGCCCACTGGGTATGGGGCGGCGGCTGGGCTGCACAGTTCGGCGCGCTTGATTTCGCCGGCGGTACCGTGGTCCACATCAGTTCAGGGTTTGCTGCGCTCGCGCTCGCGCTTGTCATCGGGAAACGGGTCGGCTTTGGGAAATATTCCATGGAACCGAACAATATCCCGTTAACGATTCTCGGGGCTGCGCTCCTCTGGTTCGGCTGGTTCGGGTTCAATGCCGGCAGTGCGGTTGCAGCAAACGGTCTTGCGGCAAGCGCATTTGTCACCACCAACACCGCAGCAGCGGCCGGTGCAATGGCCTGGCTAATCGTCAGCTGGCTTAACGGCAAACCCAGTTCGCTCGGATTCGTGAGCGGGGCTGTGGCAGGGCTTGTTGCCATAACGCCTGCAGCCGGGTACGTGACCCCGATGGCCGCAATCCTTATAGGTGCGGTTGGCGGTATATTCTGCTACGGCATTATGCTCTGGCGCATCCGGAAAGGTCTTGACGAGAGCCTCGATGCCTGGGCAATCCACGGCATGGGGGGTCTCTGGGGTGCGCTCGCAACCGGTATCTTTGCCGTGGCAGCGGTCAACGGTGCATCCGGCCTTCTTGAAGGAAATGTGCACCAGTTCGTTGCCAATGCAGCAGGTGCCTTTGCAGCGGTCATCTACGCGTTTGTCGTGACCTATATCCTCGCAGTGGTCATAGACAAGACGATTGGCCTGCGTGTCACAGAAGAGGAAGAGTATGTCGGTCTTGATATCTCGCAGCACGGGGAACGCTGCTGA
- a CDS encoding glutamate synthase-related protein: MSIGSTPLKFRVTIDPDRCMDCGRCIENCSYGVYRREAGRIRINSRNCVACHRCLAFCPRDAIEIEEKPGDYRSHPVWTREIREAVFNQAKTGKIISGGMGNALPWPIIFDRLVLDACQVTNPSIDPLREPMELRTYIGKKPSSLSLREQPGNDVELLTKLSPNLQIETPIMIGHMSYGAISLPAQQAMARAVHRLGTFMGTGEGGLHQSLYPYQKNMIVQVASGRFGVDIDYLERGAAIEIKIGQGAKPGIGGHLPGEKVCADVACTRMIPEGSDAISPAPHHDIYSIEDLKQLVHGLKEATEWKKPVFVKIAAVHNSAAIAAGIARSGADAVVVDGFRGGTGSAPVVFRDHVGIPIEAAIASVDAKLRQQGIRNEVSVIASGGIRQSADVAKIICLGADAVYIGTSALVAMGCRVCGTCNRGTCAWGIATQKPELTKRLDPETNAVQVENLIHGWTLELAELMGAAGINSIESLRGNRDRLRGYMLDEGILNVLDVKTVGA, from the coding sequence ATGAGCATCGGGAGCACGCCTTTGAAGTTCCGGGTCACGATCGATCCCGACCGGTGCATGGACTGCGGCCGCTGCATCGAGAACTGTTCGTATGGTGTGTACCGCAGGGAGGCGGGCAGGATCCGGATCAATTCGCGCAACTGCGTTGCCTGCCACCGGTGTCTCGCGTTCTGCCCGAGGGATGCGATCGAGATCGAAGAGAAGCCGGGCGATTACCGGAGCCACCCGGTCTGGACCCGCGAGATCCGGGAAGCTGTCTTCAACCAGGCAAAGACCGGCAAGATCATCTCCGGGGGTATGGGCAATGCCCTTCCCTGGCCGATCATCTTCGACCGCCTCGTTCTCGATGCCTGCCAGGTAACCAACCCGAGCATCGACCCCCTGCGGGAACCCATGGAGCTGCGCACCTATATCGGCAAGAAGCCGTCGTCCCTCTCCCTCAGGGAGCAGCCCGGTAACGATGTCGAGCTCTTAACAAAACTCTCGCCCAACCTCCAGATCGAGACCCCGATCATGATCGGGCACATGAGTTACGGGGCGATCAGCCTGCCGGCCCAGCAGGCCATGGCGAGAGCCGTCCACCGGCTCGGCACGTTCATGGGCACGGGGGAGGGCGGGCTTCACCAGTCGCTCTACCCGTACCAGAAGAATATGATAGTCCAGGTAGCCTCGGGAAGGTTCGGCGTTGACATCGATTATCTCGAACGAGGCGCCGCAATCGAGATCAAGATCGGCCAGGGCGCAAAACCGGGTATCGGGGGCCACCTGCCGGGCGAGAAAGTCTGTGCCGATGTCGCCTGCACCCGCATGATCCCGGAGGGCAGCGATGCGATCAGCCCGGCTCCCCACCATGATATCTACAGCATCGAGGATCTCAAGCAGCTGGTCCACGGGCTCAAGGAAGCAACCGAATGGAAGAAGCCGGTCTTTGTCAAGATCGCAGCCGTCCACAACTCCGCTGCCATTGCCGCGGGGATAGCCCGCTCGGGGGCAGACGCCGTTGTCGTCGACGGATTCCGGGGAGGAACCGGCTCGGCACCCGTGGTCTTCCGCGACCATGTCGGCATCCCGATAGAAGCGGCCATCGCGAGCGTTGATGCAAAGCTGCGCCAGCAGGGGATCCGGAACGAAGTCTCCGTGATTGCAAGCGGCGGTATCCGGCAGAGTGCAGATGTGGCAAAGATCATCTGTCTCGGGGCCGATGCCGTCTACATCGGTACGTCGGCGCTCGTTGCCATGGGCTGCCGGGTCTGCGGAACCTGCAACCGGGGCACGTGCGCCTGGGGCATCGCCACCCAGAAACCCGAACTGACAAAGCGGCTCGATCCCGAGACCAACGCGGTGCAGGTCGAGAACCTGATCCATGGCTGGACCCTGGAACTTGCCGAACTGATGGGAGCAGCGGGTATCAACAGCATCGAGAGCCTGCGGGGCAACCGCGACCGGCTCAGGGGCTACATGCTGGACGAGGGCATCCTGAATGTCCTTGATGTGAAGACCGTGGGGGCCTGA